In Arachis hypogaea cultivar Tifrunner chromosome 17, arahy.Tifrunner.gnm2.J5K5, whole genome shotgun sequence, a single window of DNA contains:
- the LOC112764053 gene encoding pentatricopeptide repeat-containing protein At2g01390-like, with amino-acid sequence MLSMLRTWNLHGFLIRKFAPSANYIYMHSLHQLQQNKKEKKKNKNTNKKEEDSHCDPKEYMRNVIGNIYKTLKYSTWDSAQKELENLPLPWDSYTVNQVLKSHPPMEKAWLFFNWASKLTGFKHDQYTYTTMIDIFGEAGRISSMKHVFKQMQDNDVNIDSITYTCMMHWLSNSGDIDAAMELWKEMKSKDCCYPTVVSYTAYIKILFDHGRVKEATCVYKEMIESGCAPNCYTYTILMEYLVGSGKCKDALEIFEKMQEAGVQPDKAACNILIERCAKIGGIMFMTHILRYMKENRLVLRYPVFVEALKAFKVAGESDALIRQVNPQFYIDSGTIRKDNDCFTVDVDKELLFVLLRKRNLVAIDHLLAGMMDKKIPLDHKGISSIIEVNCSHSRPEGALLAFTYSVKMGIYMERQGYLSLIGLLIRSNMFSQLVETVEEMSRAGHSLGIYLASILIYRLGCAKKPAYAVTIFNLLPDNHKCTATYTALISAYFASRRVNKALDIHKSMCAKGFLTALGTYNVLVAGLERNGRNSEAEFYRKAKKKCLHTNAGSEERVCIEEKICNLLFAVDLVH; translated from the exons ATGCTATCAATGCTCAGAACATGGAATCTCCATGGATTTCTCATCAGAAAGTTCGCTCCTTCCGCAAATTATATTTATATGCACTCTCTTCACCAGCTTCAACAaaacaagaaggagaagaagaagaacaagaacacgAACAAGAAGGAAGAAGATTCTCACTGTGATCCCAAAGAGTACATGAGAAACGTCATTGGAAACATATACAAGACTCTAAAGTATTCAACTTGGGATTCAGCTCAGAAAGAGCTCGAGAACCTTCCATTGCCATGGGACTCTTACACTGTAAACCAAGTCCTAAAATCCCACCCTCCAATGGAGAAAGCATGGTTGTTCTTCAACTGGGCTTCCAAACTCACAGGCTTCAAGCATGATCAGTACACTTACACCACCATGATTGATATCTTTGGAGAAGCTGGTAGAATCTCTTCCATGAAGCACGTTTTCAAGCAAATGCAAGACAATGATGTTAACATTGATTCTATTACCTACACTTGCATGATGCATTGGCTTTCGAATTCTGGGGACATTGATGCAGCCATGGAGTTGTGGAAGGAGATGAAGTCGAAGGATTGTTGTTACCCTACTGTTGTTTCTTACACTGCTTATATCAAGATTCTATTTGATCATGGTAGGGTTAAGGAGGCTACTTGTGTTTACAAGGAGATGATTGAATCTGGTTGTGCTCCTAATTGCTACACTTATACCATTCTAATGGAGTACCTTGTTGGCTCTG GAAAATGCAAAGATGCCCttgaaatatttgaaaagatgCAGGAGGCTGGGGTGCAACCTGACAAAGCTGCATGCAATATTTTGATTGAGAGGTGTGCTAAAATTGGAGGGATTATGTTCATGACCCATATCCTGCGGTATATGAAAGAAAACCGCCTTGTTCTTCGTTACCCTGTTTTTGTCGAAGCATTGAAAGCTTTTAAAGTTGCTGGGGAAAGTGATGCGCTCATAAGGCAAGTCAATCCTCAATTTTATATTGATTCTGGCACCATTAGAAAGGATAATGACTGTTTCACAGTTGATGTAGATAAAGAGCTTCTATTTGTTCTCTTGAGAAAGAGAAATCTGGTTGCTATTGATCATTTACTTGCTGGAATGATGGATAAGAAAATACCTTTAGATCATAAGGGTATCTCATCCATTATAGAGGTAAATTGTTCCCATTCCAGACCTGAAGGTGCTTTGTTAGCATTCACGTATAGCGTAAAAATGGGCATATACATGGAGAGACAAGGATATCTTTCCTTGATAGGCTTGTTGATCAGATCAAATATGTTTTCGCAGCTAGTCGAAACCGTTGAGGAAATGTCTAGAGCCGGTCATTCTCTTGGAATCTACCTGGCTTCAATTTTGATCTATAGGCTTGGTTGCGCTAAGAAGCCTGCTTATGCTGTGACGATTTTCAACTTGTTACCTGATAACCATAAGTGCACTGCTACCTATACTGCTTTAATTAGCGCTTATTTCGCCTCTAGAAGAGTTAACAAGGCACTTGATATACACAAAAGTATGTGCGCAAAAGGGTTTCTGACTGCTTTAGGAACTTACAATGTACTGGTTGCTGGTTTGGAAAGAAACGGTAGAAATTCTGAAGCAGAATTTTATAGAAAAGCTAAGAAGAAGTGCCTTCATACTAATGCTGGTTCTGAGGAAAGGGTTTGCATAGAGGAAAAGATATGCAACCTTCTGTTTGCTGTGGATCTAGTTCATTAG
- the LOC112764056 gene encoding uncharacterized protein, translated as MLYATRFRVSVRQIPNFVPLSTLPPSWTSLHFHSEPPSLAEVDDAVDSFTRMLSMRRTPPIFQFNRILGSLAKTKHFHAAVSLFQQLQARGIAPNLFTLNILINCCCGMGRMTLAFSVLAKIFRMGFQSNTITFTTILKGLCLCGNVEKALHFHDIVRAHGFQFDQVTYGTLVNGLCKTGHTAAAIQVLKKIPQYGIVPNVVMYSAIIDSLCKDTLVSEAFLLYSEMLAMGISPDVITYTTLIYGLCLVGQFKEAIHVLNHMMLKNITPGVRTYSILIDGLCKEGKIKDAKNVLAVMTKHGVKPNVVTYNSLMDGHCLVNQVNKAKYVFDTMALSSVSPDVCSYNIMINGLCKSKMVNDALNLLEEMRCKNLVPDMFTYNTLIDGLGKSGRILCAVELLEKMHDRGQHADIFTYNSLLDALFSMKHDKALMLFNQMKESGIDPNIYTYNILIDGLCKSGRLENAKEIFQDLSIKGYRPDVKTYTIMINGLCKEGLLREALALLSKMEDNGCLPNAVTYEIIIRALFEKGENDNGEKLLREMISRSLLQG; from the coding sequence ATGTTGTATGCAACAAGGTTTAGGGTTTCTGTTCGTCAAATCCCTAATTTTGTTCCACTCTCCACTCTCCCTCCTTCCTGGACAAGCCTTCACTTTCATTCTGAGCCTCCATCCCTTGCTGAAGTTGACGATGCTGTTGATTCCTTTACTCGCATGCTCTCTATGCGTCGTACTCCTCCCATCTTCCAGTTTAACAGGATTTTGGGATCCCTTGCCAAGACGAAGCATTTCCACGCCGCCGTTTCCCTTTTTCAGCAATTGCAAGCCAGGGGAATCgctcccaacttatttactttgaACATCTTAATCAATTGTTGTTGCGGCATGGGTCGTATGACGCTTGCTTTCTCTGTATTGGCCAAGATTTTCAGGATGGGTTTTCAGTCTAATACCATAACGTTCACAACAATCCTGAAAGGCCTCTGTCTCTGTGGTAATGTTGAAAAAGCACTGCACTTCCATGACATAGTGCGGGCTCATGGATTTCAGTTTGATCAAGTCACCTATGGGACCTTGGTTAATGGACTCTGTAAGACCGGACACACAGCAGCTGCTATTCAAGTGTTGAAAAAGATCCCACAGTATGGGATTGTTCCTAATGTTGTCATGTACAGCGCAATTATTGATAGCCTCTGTAAGGATACACTTGTAAGTGAGGCTTTTCTTTTATACTCTGAAATGCTTGCTATGGGAATTTCTCCCGATGTTATCACTTACACTACTCTGATTTATGGATTGTGCCTTGTGGGTCAATTTAAGGAAGCCATTCATGTACTAAATCATATGATGCTCAAAAACATTACTCCAGGTGTTCGGACCTATAGTATTTTGATCGATGGGCTATGCAAGGAAGGAAAGATCAAAGATGCTAAGAACGTGTTGGCTGTGATGACAAAACATGGTGTGAAACCAAATGTGGTTACTTATAACAGCTTAATGGATGGGCATTGTTTGGTTAATCAAGTAAACAAGGCAAAATATGTATTCGACACAATGGCCCTAAGTAGTGTGTCTCCTGATGTTTGTAGTTACAATATCATGATTAATGGCTTGTGCAAAAGTAAAATGGTCAATGATGCATTGAATCTCCTTGAAGAGATGCGTTGCAAGAACTTGGTTCCCGACATGTTTACTTACAATACTCTAATTGATGGCTTGGGAAAATCAGGGAGAATCCTTTGTGCTGTGGAGCTTCTTGAAAAGATGCATGATAGAGGTCAACATGCTGATATATTCACTTACAATTCCTTGCTGGATGCTTTGTTCAGTATGAAACATGACAAGGCACTTATGTTATTCAATCAAATGAAAGAGAGTGGCATTGAtccaaatatatatacatacaacatactTATAGATGGCTTGTGCAAAAGTGGAAGACTTGAAAATgcaaaagagatatttcaagatcTTTCCATTAAAGGCTATCGTCCAGATGTGAAGACATACACCATTATGATCAATGGGCTTTGCAAAGAGGGCCTGCTTCGTGAAGCATTGGCTCTCTTGTCGAAAATGGAAGACAATGGTTGCTTACCGAATGCTGTGACTTATGAAATAATCATTCGTGCTCTGTTTGAAAAAGGTGAAAATGATAACGGGGAGAAACTTCTTCGTGAAATGATATCTAGAAGCCTATTGCAAGGATAA
- the LOC112764058 gene encoding glucan endo-1,3-beta-glucosidase 4-like: METLMAKLMVLILFLSMIATKRVFAEYEQWCIGSIADPQSSDDELQAALNWACGSGGADCSKIQVNQPCYYPNTLKDHASYAFNSYFQKFKHRGGSCFFRGAAITTEADPSHGSCHFDFIP, translated from the exons ATGGAAACATTAATGGCCAAGTTAATGGTTCTGATTCTTTTCCTATCCATGATTGCAACAAAAAGGG TGTTTGCTGAATATGAGCAATGGTGCATAGGCAGCATAGCTGATCCGCAAAGCAGCGACGATGAGTTGCAGGCAGCGCTGAACTGGGCTTGTGGAAGTGGAGGTGCAGATTGTAGCAAAATCCAAGTGAACCAACCATGCTATTATCCAAACACTTTGAAAGACCATGCTTCCTATGCCTTCAACAGCTACTTTCAGAAGTTCAAGCACAGAGGTGGTTCTTGTTTCTTCAGAGGTGCTGCCATTACAACAGAAGCAGATCCTA GTCATGGTTCTTGCCACTTTGACTTCATTCCCTAA